In the uncultured Methanobrevibacter sp. genome, CAGTCATATAGCATTCTTGCCTTGTTGTCCGACACCTTGCTGGAGCGTCTCAACTCCAATGAGCGATTGTAGCATCTTTCAGACTCACCAAACCTTTTGAGACTCTCCAGGATGATGGCCTTTCTGTTCCAGTTGTTCGGATGTCTGTCATCGTATTCCAAAGCTTCATTAATGACGCTGAGTGCTTCCGTGTCCCTGAAATCCATGTACAAATCCCAGGCCTCCTCTCCCAGCCTGTCTGCAGGAGTTTTCCTTGGCCTGTATGAGGGTTCATAACCTGAATCCCAGCCATCATTATCAGAACTGTAGCTTCCGCTGCCTCCACAGTTCATGCAGATGTCTCCTTCATCAACCCAGCTTCCGCAATTTGGACAGATTCCCATTTTTTTCACCTTGCCATTAACTCAAAACACTTTTAATAATTTAAATCTTAAATACAAGTGGCAAATGGTCACTAACAGTAACCCATCTGTAATGGTCTAGTATTTCAAAGTCTTTTACCACATTTTCAGCAGCATAAACAAAATCCAAGTGGAACGGATTGTTCAGATGTCTTGCCTGGAAAAATGTTTTTGATTTTTCACAACCTTGTTCATCATCGGTTATTTCATGATAAACACTCTTTAAACCTTTACTTACAAGTTTTTCATCCAATACAGTATGGTTTTTTGCTTTTGGGTGATGTCCATTGAACCTCACATTACTGTTAAAGTCACCACACATAACAAGATTTTCGTCAAATAACTCCTCATTTGCATCGAAGTAGTCGTGAATCATTTCAACATACTTTGACATTGCCCAAACCCCAAGCAAATTAAACTCATCATTTACACGGACAGGAATGAAATGTTGAAACTCACCATTATCCTCAATCCTTTCAAGTTTTACATCATCTTTTGCAAATATTCCAAGACCCTTATAGTGCAAGTTTCCTGTCCAGAAATAATTGTCCCCTGCAAATTCCTTGTATTCCTCTTCAGTTGATTGTGCAGGATCTTCACATTCCTGAATAACATAGATATCAGCTTCAAGATCAATTATTTCATTGAATTTTTCCCTGAATTTACCATTACAGTTCCATGAAACTATTTTCAATTGACTTTCATCAAGCCATTTGTTTATTAAATTTTCAAATTCTTTAATTGCTTCTTTATTATCACTATCGGCAAGATTTGAGTAAATTTCATAGATTTTTATTTGATCCTGTGTCCAACTTTTTGGCATTTCATCTATTTCAATCAAGTTAATCACCACTAATTTATACTATTTTCAAAACATTGTAATATAAGTTGTGTATAAATATCATCATTTACATAACTATCCTCATGAAAACCGAAATACCATTTAAAAGTGAATTTATTCTTCACACATTAACACAAGACTTCTTAGATGAATTGTTCAGTCTCGAATTTGTTGCATCAGAAATTCAGCTGAATGATTTGAGATTGGATAACCTGGCTTTTGACAATGATGCCAATTCATTTGTAATAATCGAATATAAAAATGAATTCAATGCGAATGTACTAAATCAGGCACAGGAATACTATGATTTGCTTCAGGAAAATCCCGAATACTTTTTAAATCGTCTGGACAATAAAAAGGATGTTGATTTTGATAATGTCAAGGTAATGATTATCGGACCAAAATTCAGTGATGAGCAAATAAAAGAGGCCAAAGACAATTTTGAATTGTGGAAAATAACATTGTTCAGCGATGGTGAAGTAAGCTATGAAAACCTTAAAACAAATGAGATTAAAAGTATAAATATCAATTTAGAAGACCTTAAACATTCAGAAGAACAATTATTACAAGATAAAACTGAATATATGAAGGAATTATACTTTAACCTGAAAGACAATATATTAAACGAGTTCAGCGATGTTGAACTTAATTTTCAGGTCGATCAATTCTCATTTAGGGCAAACGGCAAACTTGTCTGTGTAGTGAAATTCTTAAAATCAGGTTTCACCATATTCTTTTATGCCAATAATCTTGAAAATGCAGACAAGGCAACTGACATTACCGATAAACCTCACACTGGAAACGCTAATTATAACCTGAAATATGAATCTGATGATGATTACGAATATTTCCTGGATTTATTCAAGCAGTCATATAACCAAAAGGTGTAAAAATGACATATAATATATGTCCGGCATGTGAAACAAAAAACGATTCCGCAGAGGAATACTGTCTCAACTGCGGTCAAAAGTTAATCTACAGTGAAGAAAAGGATGAAATCATAAGCTCCAAAATTCCAATTCCAAAAGATAAAATCATTCTTCTGGACTTAAACTACACACTAATCAGCAATTCATGGTCAATTCGGTATGAGAAATATCCTGCCAAAATCAACAAGAGAAAATATGAAAAAGAACTGGTTGAATTAATCAAGGACAATTATGTCATTCTGATTACAGCAAGTCCTGATTACACTTCCGAGGATTCCCTAAAACACATCAGTGAAAACACCGATTTGAAAATCGCTGAATCCTACTGGAACTTCGGCAAGCGTCCTCATGAGCTTAAGGAATACTGGATGAAAAAGGAGGTTTTGCCTAAGCATGGAGAAGAACCCGACAAATACCTTGCAATAGAGTCAAACCCTAAAACAAGGGCAATGTATAAAAGACTTGGAATAGAAGCAAGGCCTAAGGGAGATTTCATAAGACAATAACAGAAAAAAATCCCCATGATTTGACAGAATTTAAAGCTCAGATCTGCTACATCAGACAAATAATATTTTAAGAGAATTTACAACTCTCTTACCATTCACCATTTAAATTTTGTTTAAATTTAAACCATTATACATTAGGATATTATTTAATGTTAATTTTACAAGTTAAGGCCAATATTGACTTGAACTTATAATTAAATAATTATTTAAGCTTAAAAAAGTTTATATAGAATGTAAATTTAATTATATAATTAATGAGAACTCTTGAATTAGGAGAAATCATATGAAAGTTAATTTTAACGTTTATTTTAGAAATAACTTAATGATTTGTGCCGATTCAATCCAACTAAATATTGGAGGAACAATTTATGGAATCTGAAGTTTCCATAACTATTACAGTAGATTTAACTCAAATAATTGATACAATCTGCTTAATAGTACTTTTATACATATTTATATAAAAGTAATGATTTCTCAATTATCACCCGCAAATAGATTGTAATCTAATTTTATCTAAGGTTTCTTTCGAAATATCCCAGTTTCGGTGTTCTCCCCTTGTTTAAAGCACACCCTATCTATTTGCAAATATTTATATACCATTAACAGTTAATAATTAAACAGAGGTTAAACCTCCACAATTAGGTGATAACTTAATTGACCAATGTTTAGTTGGATAATATCAATATCTTGGGAAATTGCAGGATTTTATTCTGCAATTGATATTGATTACACTTAACTATTTTTCAAACCTAAAACCATTTAAACTAATTTTAAAATCATGAAAAATTATTTTCGATTTGTTAATGTTAATAAATTGTATATATTCTATCTTACAAAATATAAACATAAGGTGACAATATGGAAAATAAGCAAAAAATTATAATTGTAGCCTTGATAGGCATAATAATTGTTTTAGGTGCAGCAATCATGGGCACCCTATTAAAAGAACCATCAAAAACAGTTGAATTATTTGAAAACGGAACCACAATTGAAGTATCAGCAGATACAAATCTCACAAGTCACGATAATTTCAGTTCAACTTACCAAACAGGTAAAAATACAACAATTATCGGCATAGACAACAACAATCTTGCTGGAGCATTGGCATCAAAAATTCTATCTGATCTCATCGTAAATAAAGGTGAAATGCAGGATAATGGTTTATACAAACTTGACAAGAAAAGCATTATGGAATTGGGCGATCAGTTAGGTCAGGGATATGATGAAAACAAAATTAAAGAAGTGTATGTGGGCATAAAACATAACACTACAGTAAATCAAACCATAATACTTATCGGAATTGATGAACAGGAAATGACCAATATCATTAAAAGTGTCAACTGGAAACTGGGAACAACCACTACCACCGCTGTTTCAGCAGACACCAGCACACCAACATCCAGTGAATCAAGCAATTCACAGCCAACCGCATATGCATACAAGTCAGATGGAACTCCAATGTACAGCCAGAGCGAAGTTGACGACTATATGCTTAACAAATATGGTATGGTTGACTACCATGTCGGAGAAAACGGATACATCGATATGGATGAAGCAGGCTATGATAATGCCGGAAATCCAATATAATTAAATTAAAAACAAAAAAGTGATATTTGGTTATTCACCACATATCACTAAAACTAATTTTTTAAGACTTAAATTATTTAACTTTAATATCACAACCTATTACCCATCTTTATATTTCCCTGTGAATCCTGTCCAAGATATTCGTAATGTCCATCCCCGGCAATTACAACATACTGACCGTTAGACAATTCAACAACACCACATTCATCCTGAGCAATTCCAGTTTTCCGATAATGACCTAATTGAGAACTATATTCCGGATATTTACTTAAATCAACCTCATCAACCTTTTCAGTTTTTTTCTCTTTAAGAGTCAGTTTCTGAGAAGTTGAGTTTCCTGTGTAGTTGTCATTTCCATCATATGTCGCGTTAACGGTATATGTGCCCTTCTTCAAATCCAAATCAAGCTTTGCCTTACCCTTCATGTCGGTTTTGACTGTCTCATTGACCACAACCTTGCCTTTCTTGTTGACAACTATGACTTTGACCTTCTCTTTAGAAAGTGCGGTCTTGTTCATGTCAGTTAGCTGAATTTTCAGAGTTCCTCCAACATCCTGTGACTTGTCACTTACAATCTTGATTTTACTGGCCTCCTTACCGTGACCTGATTGCATGAACATCACTCCTGCAATGACGGCCAGAATAACGGCAATTACGGCCAATATTATTATGATATTTTTGTTTTCCATATTCTACCTCCTATGTATGGTAACATCCCGCTTTAGGATCATATGCCACATATCCTCCTACGGTAACCATTTCACCCGGCCTGTCACCATCGACTTGCATTTCAATATAGTGCATATCCCTTGCAATTGCCTCTTCACGTGTGATTCCCTGCTGGTCTACTTCCGGACCATATTCAGGATAGATTGATCCGTCAGAAGCGTATTTGCTTGTGTGAACTGCAGTTGATGTCTGCTCCTTGCTGATGCTTTTGGTGGCTGCCTTTTTGACTGTGACATTGTCTGAAATGCTGCAGCCGTCATATTTGGAGTTTCCATTGAAACTGCATTCAAGAGAATACTTTCCCTTTTCATCAAGTTTCAGTTTTGCCTTTCCCTTGGAGTTTGTAGAGACATCCTCATCGATTGTTATTCCGTCCTTATCGGTGAGTTTGATCTTAACTGTCTCGTTTGCTATAGCAGTTCCATTGGAATCGGTCAACTTGACCACCAATGAATCTCCAGCAATGACATTCTTATCGGCAATTGAGAGCTTTGAATCCTCCTTTGCCATCAAAGGCGAAAACATTACAACACCAACAACAAGAATTGCAACGATTACGCATAGCAATATGATTATAGTCTTTTGGTCTTCCATATTTTTACCCCATTAATTATTATATTATGCACAATATTGTATTAATGTTTGGAAAAGCAAAAGTGAGATATTGGATTTAAAAAAAAATAGTATAAAATCACATCCTAATAGGATATGATTACACAATCATTCATGAAGCTTCATGATTCCTTTCTGACTGACGATTTGATCGATTCCGGAGTTTTTAATCATCCTGAAGCATATCGGGCACGGTTCGGCATCATCGATTTCAACCCAGTCACCCTCATCGAACTTCTCTCCGGCAAGATATATTGTTGATCCAAGCATCTCGTTACGGCTTGCACTAATCATTGCATTCTGTTCGGCGTGAACAGAAAAGCAATCATTGTACTGACCTGAATTTGACGGGAGATTCATCCTCTGACAGTCACCTCTGTCACAGCAGTTTTCCTCTCCCCTTGGATTTCCGTTATATCCTGTACTTACAATCTCATCATTGTTTACAATTACCGCACCGTATCTTCTTTTAAGACATGTGCTTCTTTTTGACACAGCAAGGGCAATAGCAAGATAATACTCGTTTTTGCTCATACGCTTTACATTTTCATCAGCCATAAGTTGTCTCCATTAAAAATAATTAATTATATTTTTGGATTTAATGTTAATTAAATTATATGCACAGTTTGAAAACTAATCTTATTTCAATATCCTCGGTGGAAATGAAACGCTCCATCACAAAAAATAACAGTTGAAAG is a window encoding:
- a CDS encoding DUF5655 domain-containing protein, translating into MKTEIPFKSEFILHTLTQDFLDELFSLEFVASEIQLNDLRLDNLAFDNDANSFVIIEYKNEFNANVLNQAQEYYDLLQENPEYFLNRLDNKKDVDFDNVKVMIIGPKFSDEQIKEAKDNFELWKITLFSDGEVSYENLKTNEIKSININLEDLKHSEEQLLQDKTEYMKELYFNLKDNILNEFSDVELNFQVDQFSFRANGKLVCVVKFLKSGFTIFFYANNLENADKATDITDKPHTGNANYNLKYESDDDYEYFLDLFKQSYNQKV
- a CDS encoding NIF family HAD-type phosphatase, translated to MTYNICPACETKNDSAEEYCLNCGQKLIYSEEKDEIISSKIPIPKDKIILLDLNYTLISNSWSIRYEKYPAKINKRKYEKELVELIKDNYVILITASPDYTSEDSLKHISENTDLKIAESYWNFGKRPHELKEYWMKKEVLPKHGEEPDKYLAIESNPKTRAMYKRLGIEARPKGDFIRQ
- a CDS encoding dCMP deaminase family protein, whose amino-acid sequence is MADENVKRMSKNEYYLAIALAVSKRSTCLKRRYGAVIVNNDEIVSTGYNGNPRGEENCCDRGDCQRMNLPSNSGQYNDCFSVHAEQNAMISASRNEMLGSTIYLAGEKFDEGDWVEIDDAEPCPICFRMIKNSGIDQIVSQKGIMKLHE
- a CDS encoding endonuclease/exonuclease/phosphatase family protein, with product MIEIDEMPKSWTQDQIKIYEIYSNLADSDNKEAIKEFENLINKWLDESQLKIVSWNCNGKFREKFNEIIDLEADIYVIQECEDPAQSTEEEYKEFAGDNYFWTGNLHYKGLGIFAKDDVKLERIEDNGEFQHFIPVRVNDEFNLLGVWAMSKYVEMIHDYFDANEELFDENLVMCGDFNSNVRFNGHHPKAKNHTVLDEKLVSKGLKSVYHEITDDEQGCEKSKTFFQARHLNNPFHLDFVYAAENVVKDFEILDHYRWVTVSDHLPLVFKI
- a CDS encoding Ig-like domain-containing protein → MENKNIIIILAVIAVILAVIAGVMFMQSGHGKEASKIKIVSDKSQDVGGTLKIQLTDMNKTALSKEKVKVIVVNKKGKVVVNETVKTDMKGKAKLDLDLKKGTYTVNATYDGNDNYTGNSTSQKLTLKEKKTEKVDEVDLSKYPEYSSQLGHYRKTGIAQDECGVVELSNGQYVVIAGDGHYEYLGQDSQGNIKMGNRL